Below is a genomic region from Culicoides brevitarsis isolate CSIRO-B50_1 chromosome 2, AGI_CSIRO_Cbre_v1, whole genome shotgun sequence.
attcgcAGGTCAGacgaaaaatttgacttactTACGATTCTTTGccaattttttctgatatcaGCTGAAGGCgcacttaatattttttctttcagtctCCAACCTTCTTTGAACAAGAAAAGACATCCATCATGCATCGTCTTGTTGCAATTTTAActcttttattgataaattcaacaaaagttTTGTCTCTCAATGAACAAGAAGTGAATTGCGTCAACGTAGAATCCCGACATTGTGAACTTCATCAAGTGAACATCCAAAATAATTCTACAAAAATCCGAATTTTAGACGAAAATCTcggaaaaattgagaaaatctCCTTTGAAAActctacaattttaatttttccaaaggaATTCTTAACTCAAACGCCAAATTTGAGTAATCTCGAGATGGAAAATGTTCAATTGACTGAAATTCCCGATTTTTCGTTCCAAAACGCCTCAAAACTCGAAATAATGGATTTAGAATTCAACGAATTGACTGAAATCGGCGAGAATACGTTCGATGGCGCAAAGAAAATGATCAAACTTTATCtcggaaataataaaatacgaaaaatttcaccaaaaGCATTCGAGGATGTCGCAAATCTTGAGGTTTTGTTTCTGGAAAAGAACGATTTGGAAGTTATTGATGCAAGAACTTTTGCatctttgaagaaattaatgcATCTCGTGTTGACCGATAACGATATAAAGTATGTGGCAACGAGAGCTTTCGTTAATTTGccaaatttgtatgaaattcaTTTAGACAACAACGAAATGGAGAGTTTGGAACTGCATATTGATCGAAAACTGGATTTGGTGGATGTCTCAGGAAATAAATTAACGTCTTTGAATTTGAAGTCGATCAATccaaaagcaaaaattcacacaattaaAGCGTCTGATAACGAATTATCCTCATTGAACGTAAATTCGAGTCTCGAAGTGAAAGAAATTTACTTGACAGACAAcgaatttaagaattttaaaagttttgctttacaaaaaaatctttctagACTGATTATTCGTGAAAATTCGTTCGAAAATCTTCAAGgaattgaaaaacttaaaaatttggaacacTTGGATATCGGAAATAACAACATTACGTTCGAAAAAGGAGTTTTTAAGCCATTACAAAACCTTGAAAGATTAGTTCTTTCTAATAtgtcgatgaaaaatttcgatttaagTTGGTTTGGTGTCCTCGATGAACTTTCTTCGCTTGATTTAGGTGAAAATCAGTTGAAAGAACTCGattataaagaattaaaaacaaattttcctgAACTAGAAAGAATTACAATCAGCGAAAATCAATTTGGTTGTGATTATTTAGAggaaatgtttgaatttttaacaaaagaagCAAATATCACAGTCATGGATGTCGAcgataaatttagaattaagcATGTCCACAAAATTGAATGCATAGAAGAAGATGACGAAACTTCTTTATTGAGCATAATTTTGTTCGTGATAGGAGGTGTCGCCGTTCTTGGCGTTATTGGGTATTTCGTTtggaaaacttgtaaaaaatcaGATGAAGATGAATGAAGGTCAAAcatgattttatgaaattttaaaaaataaaagaaattatttcttaaaaatttcgttttttttttaaattaaaaaaatttaaaaaaaattaataaattaaaaaaaaaatttaaatttattttaaataatttttttctttaatgattaattttcttgaaaaatctgttaaaaattgttaaaatattttttaattttttttaactttaataatttttcttattttatttattgaatttatttatttaaaaacatcgaaaaaaattttttattaataatttttattaaaaaaaattaaaattttttaaattaaattttttttttaatctaaaatcatttatttttttttaaatatttaaatttttactacacaaaaaataataaaaatttttacacgaAATACGGaacttaactttattttttacatttctaatttccataaattcaagtatctacaattttttttcaataattctataaattttatgacaattctactcaattcataaaaattttagtaataatatttttaaaaaattcaaaactattgaaaaatttcctaaatttaaacagacttaaaactaattttgtacaaaaatcggATAATTTACGATCCTTTTAATCATTAACCCGCTTCAACCGGCGTTTCTGACTGCGCTTCTGGCTCCAAAAGCATCAAAATTATCTCAATATCTTCAAATTTGTCCACTAAACTCGGAAATTCCGAGTCAAAATCTTCAATCACTTGAACTATACTGCGAAAAGCCGTATCGACTGCGGGTAAAGGCTCATTGGCAGCAACTAAGCCGCAATTTGGCAAGTAATGcaacataatttttgtgacaatttctCTCATAAGATCGTCATTCGGCACTGGACagttgataaatttgaaagaagTTTCGGAAATCGAacgctacaaaaaaatttttgaatgaaatttatcaaaatttttgttaaataaaacttacaatACTGTTCCAAATCCGAATTTTGTCTTCGGGATCGTCAAAAGACATTTtatttggcttaaatttttaataaaatatcacaaaatttgatgaaattcaattttttgagtcaaaacaTTCCCAGGGAGTTGCGGGAATCctcaaatttaagttaaaaaaaaattgcaagatcaaaagaaaatatttgtaaaaagtagaaaattagcATAAATTATACTTGAACAAGTTTTTCAAGTTTCAAAtcgaaaaatgtggaaaaatcattaaagttATCATTAATTGGCAAAAAGTTGGTATATTCTTCGAAATACAAGCAGTTGAacgtttcaaatttgaaatttaagttttcatttttaaaattcaaaaaatcaaatatacctaatctgacaaaattttaaaataaattcacttaaattttaatgtttttcccaatttttcgATTCGAAACTTGAAAAACTTGTTTAAGTATAATTTATgctaattttctactttttacaaatgttttcttttgatattgcgattttttaatttttctcttaaatttgagAATTCCCGCAACTCACAGGCCCAGATTGCAGCGTAAACATTCCTagtcaacaaataataaatagggcgtcatccattaatgcCGTCGGCAAAAAAGGGACATTTTTTGGCCCCCATTCCCCGTCAATTCAAACTTCAATGAaagctcgtgaaaaatttaaaaaaaaaagattacaaagtctgaaatacttcaaaaattattttaaataattcaaaacaaaaaaaaaattaaatcgtacAGGAGCTGCACACCTGACACACAtcaattgaaatatatttcaGTTCAgtttaattcaacaaaaaataaagagaaggctttgaaaacattttggTGGGAATGGATGCAGTAACGACGCCTCCCTGCACACCATTACGAAGTCCCATCCAATACAGAACAATAGCAACCCAATACAGCCCGCCAACATCAAACCCATCAACATTTTGAAGCCCCCTTTCTTTGCCGCCTCAATTCATCAGCAGAACAGGATTATGGTCGTCCTTCTGAGGTCCTTCcaattggaaaattaaatgatcGTGTTTGTCGTTTGGTCGATGGTTGCAAATACAGCTGCTAAGAGCGAACAAAACATTCAATGAAGTTCAAATTCGACAGATCGCGAAAAAAATGAGCTTTagagcaataaataataaattaatttttttaaattttcaatgatttttttttattaaatttcctttatttcatttaaaaattgttccaaaTATTCCGTTTCCCTcactgaaaaggaaatttttcatatcaattcgaatttcaatagaaattcgtgaaaaattttgaaaaaaaaaatcaatttaataaaagtttgaaaaaaagctTACAAAGTATTTAAtactttgttaaattattttgattaatttaaaacaaaaagttttcaaatcgTGAATATGGCATATTCGTACGACGTCGTACATTGAAATTTACCCCCCTCCCCCTCGTCGGAATCTGtcgtaaatttgatgaacCCCACCCCCCTAAACTGCCGACGCCATTAATGGACAACGCCATAAACAAATCCGCATGTTCTTGACGTCGGTCTCCCAAAAATCATcgaatttaagttaattttaatcaatttaattaatttctgcccctcaattcactaaaaaatggTCGTTTTCGCCTGTAACCATTGCGGGGAGTCCCTCAAAAAGCAAGCTGTCGAGAAACACAGTTTCAGATGCAGTCGCAATATCTTCGTCTCATGCATGGATTGCCAAAAGGACTTCAAAGTaagcattttttcatcaaattcaaccaaatttctctcatttttcatcattttccagGGCCAGGAATACGACACCCACATAAAATGCATCacggaaatggaaaaatactCCGCCAAGGGGTACGTGGCGCCAGCAAATTCCAACAAAGGAGCCAAAAAACAAGAAGCTTGGGTCGAAATGGTCCGCACGatccagcaacaacaaaaaaacatctCACAAAGTGTGAGTAAAATTCTCACAACCATCTCGCAGCACGACAACATCCCCCGGAAAAAAGCCAGCTTCCTGAGATTCCTGCAAAATTCCTTCCGC
It encodes:
- the LOC134830893 gene encoding leucine-rich repeat-containing protein 15-like, coding for MHRLVAILTLLLINSTKVLSLNEQEVNCVNVESRHCELHQVNIQNNSTKIRILDENLGKIEKISFENSTILIFPKEFLTQTPNLSNLEMENVQLTEIPDFSFQNASKLEIMDLEFNELTEIGENTFDGAKKMIKLYLGNNKIRKISPKAFEDVANLEVLFLEKNDLEVIDARTFASLKKLMHLVLTDNDIKYVATRAFVNLPNLYEIHLDNNEMESLELHIDRKLDLVDVSGNKLTSLNLKSINPKAKIHTIKASDNELSSLNVNSSLEVKEIYLTDNEFKNFKSFALQKNLSRLIIRENSFENLQGIEKLKNLEHLDIGNNNITFEKGVFKPLQNLERLVLSNMSMKNFDLSWFGVLDELSSLDLGENQLKELDYKELKTNFPELERITISENQFGCDYLEEMFEFLTKEANITVMDVDDKFRIKHVHKIECIEEDDETSLLSIILFVIGGVAVLGVIGYFVWKTCKKSDEDE
- the LOC134831943 gene encoding uncharacterized protein LOC134831943, translated to MSFDDPEDKIRIWNSIRSISETSFKFINCPVPNDDLMREIVTKIMLHYLPNCGLVAANEPLPAVDTAFRSIVQVIEDFDSEFPSLVDKFEDIEIILMLLEPEAQSETPVEAG